The genomic stretch TAATAATGGTCGAACCATCGAGGAGATTGGGATATTATCAAAACCACGAACTTCAATATCATCTGGAACCGTTAATCCTTTGTCTTGAATGGCATGAATCGCACCTACTGCCATTTCATCACTGGTTGCAAAAACAGCAGTTGGTCTATCGGATAGCTCTAGGAAAAATTTCATTGCCTCCATTCCAGATTCATAACGGTAATTACCTACTCTCACATAATCCTCTCTAAACGGAATATTTGCTTCCCTAAGAGCATCCTTATATCCTTCAAAACGTGCTAACCCTGTCAAAGGATCAGTAAGGGGGCCAGTGATTAAAGCGATTCTTTGATGTCCATACTGAATAAACGCTTCAACTGCATCTTTTGCGGCTTGATAATGATCAATGTCTACAGATGGAAACATGTTTTGGGAATCTTTTGTTGCAGCCAAAACAATGGGAACCGTTGACGTCTTAAAGATATTCAAATGTTCCTCTGTTACTTCCCCTCCCATGAATAATAATCCATCCACTTGCTTTTCTAAGAGTGTGTTAATTAAGGAAAGTTCTTTGTCCACATTCTTATCAGAGTTTGACAAGATAATGTTGTAATGATACATTCGTGCAATATCCTCTATTCCTCTTACTACTTCTGCAAAGAAAGGATTCGAGATGTCAGGGATGACAACTCCTACAGTGGTTGTTTTTTTACTGGCTAGACCTCTTGCAACAGCATTTGGCCGATAGCCTAACCTTTCAATCGTCTCTAATACTTTTTTGCGTGTAGCCGGTTTTACATTCGGATTTCCATTTACAACTCTCGAAACCGTTGCCATGGATACCCCAGCTTCTCTTGCAACATCATAAATGGTTACTGGCATAATTACACTCTCCGTTCACGAAATCGTTATCAAGTTATTGTTATTCTACGATAAAATATTCGTTCATTCAATTGTGTATTATCACTTGTATGATTCTATAAACTGCGACTTTAGCAAGCGAGTTTTCCTACTAACTATTAATTCAAGGAAAGCCGTAAGATTAGGAGCAGCGTTAAAACATACAAGCCATTTCATGTTTTTTAAGAGAGTTATTGTTCCAAAAATCTTAGACTTAGTATACTAAAAAAAAGAAACGTTTTCCAACTGAAAAACGTTTCTCTTGCCCCATTTTCTTCTATTTTACGGTAGACGAGGTAACTGGTAACTGTAATGCAGACATCAGATTTGTGAATTCTTCTAAGTTTAGCTGCTGATTTGCATCCGATAATGCAACTGAAGGGTCGGGATGAACCTCTACCATAATTCCATCTGCACCTGCAGCTAATGCCGCTTTTGCAATTGGAATGGCGATATCTTTTCTTCCTGCTGAATGGCTAATATCCACGAGTACCGGTAAGTGACTTTCTTGCTTGAGGATGGGTACAGCGAGAATATCTAATGTATTACGGGTCCATTTTTCATACGTTCGAATTCCCCGTTCAACCAAAATCACTTGGGAATTTCCTCTAGAAACAATGTACTCTGCTGCAAATAATAATTCTTCAATGGTCGCAGCCAAACCTCTTTTTAAAAGTACAGGTGTTTTCACTTGCCCTGCTGCTTTTAATAATTCAAAATTTTGCATATTTCTAGCACCAATCTGAATCACATCTACATATTCAGTAGCCATTTCGATATCGGCAGGGTTCACAATTTCACTGACCACTTTAAGTCCATAACGATCCGC from Tepidibacillus fermentans encodes the following:
- the ccpA gene encoding catabolite control protein A — its product is MPVTIYDVAREAGVSMATVSRVVNGNPNVKPATRKKVLETIERLGYRPNAVARGLASKKTTTVGVVIPDISNPFFAEVVRGIEDIARMYHYNIILSNSDKNVDKELSLINTLLEKQVDGLLFMGGEVTEEHLNIFKTSTVPIVLAATKDSQNMFPSVDIDHYQAAKDAVEAFIQYGHQRIALITGPLTDPLTGLARFEGYKDALREANIPFREDYVRVGNYRYESGMEAMKFFLELSDRPTAVFATSDEMAVGAIHAIQDKGLTVPDDIEVRGFDNIPISSMVRPLLSTVSQPQYDIGAVAMRFLTKHMNEEPITEQNVILEHELINRSSTK
- a CDS encoding bifunctional 3-deoxy-7-phosphoheptulonate synthase/chorismate mutase, giving the protein MSNQELEELRSKLDEINLKLLELLNERAEIAQLIGHLKTKQGMVKFDPVREREMLNELVKHNRGPFDDNTVRHLFKQIFKASLELQEENKNKQLLVSRKRHPEDTIVMVGDTPVGKEPIMIAGPCSVESEEQVNTVAKVLVDQGVKLIRGGAFKPRTSPYDFQGLGIEGLKILRRVADRYGLKVVSEIVNPADIEMATEYVDVIQIGARNMQNFELLKAAGQVKTPVLLKRGLAATIEELLFAAEYIVSRGNSQVILVERGIRTYEKWTRNTLDILAVPILKQESHLPVLVDISHSAGRKDIAIPIAKAALAAGADGIMVEVHPDPSVALSDANQQLNLEEFTNLMSALQLPVTSSTVK